In Sciurus carolinensis chromosome 17, mSciCar1.2, whole genome shotgun sequence, one genomic interval encodes:
- the LOC124968136 gene encoding olfactory receptor 7C2-like, which produces METENQTGVGNFILLGFTDDPDLQSLLFGLLLSIYLVTVLGNLLIILATISDSHLHTPMYFFLSNLSLADIGFTSTTVPKALRNIQTQSRVITFAGCISQICFFFVFACQDNLLLAVMAYDRFLAICHPLHYVAIMNPRLCQLMALGSWLISILGPLPDTLTILRLSFCKNREIPHFFCDLPEVLKLACSDTLINNVVLYSVAIILAVFPLIGILLSYSQIFSSILRISSDRGKYKAFSTCGSHLLVVSLFYGTSLGVYFSSVATPSSRMSLMASVMYTMVTPMLNPFIYSLRNRDIKVAMGRVLSRMMPLREKVNARLS; this is translated from the coding sequence ATGGAGACAGAAAACCAAACAGGAGTTGGAAACTTCATCCTCCTGGGATTCACAGATGACCCTGACCTGCAGTCCCTCCTCTttggcctgcttctctccatTTACCTAGttactgtgctggggaacctgctcatcatcctggccaccatctcagactcccacctgcacacacccatgtacttcttcctctccaacctgtccctgGCTGACATTGGTTTCACATCCACCACCGTCCCCAAGGCTCTGAGGAACATCCAGACGCAGAGCAGAGTCATCACCTTTGCAGGCTGCATCTCacagatttgctttttctttgtgtttgcatGCCAGGACAATTTGCTcctggcagtgatggcctatgaccgcttcttggccatctgtcaccccctgcactaTGTGGCCATTATGAACCCACGACTCTGTCAGCTCATGGCTCTGGGATCCTGGTTGATCAGTATCCTGGGCCCCCTCCCAGATACCTTGACCATTTTGAGGCTGTCCTTTTGCAAAAATAGGgaaatcccccactttttctgtgatcttCCTGAAGTTCTGAAGCTTGCCTGCTCTGACACTCTCATCAATAATGTAGTCCTGTACTCTGTGGCCATCATCCTAGCTGTTTTCCCTCTCATTGGCATCCTCCTCTCCTATTCTCAGATTTTCTCCTCCATCCTGAGGATCTCATCAGACAGAGGCAAGtacaaagccttttccacctgtgggtctcacctcctggtggtctccttgttctatggcaCTAGCCTTGGTGTCTATTTCAGTTCTGTAGCCACACCATCCTCTAGGATGAGTCTgatggcctcagtgatgtacaccatggtcacccccatgctgaaccctttcatctacagtctgaggaacagggacatcaAGGTGGCCATGGGGAGAGTCCTCAGCAGGATGATGCCTCTCAGGGAAAAGGTCAATGCACGTCTTTCATGA